The Gemmatimonadaceae bacterium genomic sequence CGCATCGCCAAGGTTCTTGGTGACTCCGGCACGGCGAATCCCAGCCAGTGAGCCTGCTCCCGATCCACACGCTGGGCTCGCCGATCCTGCGCGAGGAGACCACGCCCGTCACCGAGTTCGGCGACGACTTTCGCGCGCTCGTTGCGGACATGTTCGAGACGATGTACGCAGCGAGCGGCATTGGCCTGGCCGCGCCACAAGTGGGCCGGAGTGAACGTCTCGCGGTGGTGGACGTCGAGGGCCAGAAGTTCGTAATCGTGAACCCGGAGATCGTGTTTCGCGAGGGCAAGGAGCGCGCGGAGGAAGCGTGCCTCTCGATGCCGGAGCTGTTCG encodes the following:
- the def gene encoding peptide deformylase gives rise to the protein MLPIHTLGSPILREETTPVTEFGDDFRALVADMFETMYAASGIGLAAPQVGRSERLAVVDVEGQKFVIVNPEIVFREGKERAEEACLSMPELFGDVDRAKRVIVKAFDADGTPIEIHATALLARCLQHEIDHLHGKLFIDYLSYLKRRAQLAIWDEERTKYPDNLRHLKPAPAGDVEPEHPEL